ttccCAAGAGATCAACAATAATCGCAAGATCATTCATTGCCACCGCGGAATCTATCGCTGACTGTAATTTTAAAtagttttacattttattatatattatgtttttaattatcatttgtaatatatgCCAATAAAAAATACCTTAAGATCTTTATTATGCCAAAGCGAATAAACAATTTGTAAAGAACGATGTCTACTCGTGAGTACTGCCATCATTGGTTCGTGTCCGCGCATCATACTATTTAATACTTCTGCTTCTGACATCTCTGCAAGTACTCCCATTTGAGAATACGCTAATCCAGTAGATCCTGCATAACTACTTTTCTGCAAAACATcaatacattaaataaaaaacattctttataattatattaatgaggtatgaaaaataaaagatataaaacttACAGGTAAAAAAGTTTCAACGTCTAGACCAAAAGGCTTATCAGCACTCATTGGaacaaattcttctttttcaatttcatcaACCGGTGATTTCAGCTGAGTAACTGTATCCACTTTAGGCGTTGGAAGTACTTGTagtttattgttcttcttcgaTGTTGACGTTCCCGTGGTCACTGTATTTCGTGCCGACATCGAAGCAGAATTAGcgaaatttctatttaatgaCATTGATCTTGATTGCGCCGTGTTTGGTCTATTTAGTGCAGGATCGGAGGGACTAtgtcttatattattaattctgcaaaatgtaatattatataaaatataaatatacatgctAAGATCActaaaacgattttttttttcgttttacatCAAAGACGTGCAAATgtcagagaaaaagatgacCCTCCCACTATCGTTATTCAATTATCTCCACTCAAGTATGCTTACTTCAGCATTTTCAACTGTTATAATTCAGATGAgcaatatacatacaaactCTTCATTTGTAgatgaaacaataatattgtgcATAATAATGTAACACAATGACAAACATTGAAGAATGTTGgtatataaaagcaaaaatttGCCAATATAaggagaaacaaaaggaagagTGGAAATAAGGGTCAATTGCCTTCGTTAGCAGACTTTGCACatctttgttttatatataaagatgtGTACTTACTGTACAGGATAATCACTTTCATAGCCTTGCTCACTCTCTCTACAACTGTTTTGGCGCTTTAAGTAATGCTTAGGAGAATCTGGGCTGGGCACTCTATTTTTTAGCTTTCCATCATCCATAACAGGAATGACAGCTGCCATTGGTGCCACTCTTGGTGTTAATGTCGAGTTTGACCTTTGTGGTCCCAAAGGCTGTGATGGTATTGTTTCATTAGCTTGCACAGCTCTTTTTCCAGGAAAAGGAGTAATGTTTTGTTTAAGTGGTGGTATAGAAGCTAAATTTTTTGAAGATCTGTTTAGCATATTATTTGCTTGTAAATTTGCTCGAATTTGACTCGTTGTAGTAATTACATTCCTTTGTGTTGGTGGTGATGATCTTATTGGTTGAACACGAACTGCAGCAGGTTTTGTTAGTGATAATGTTGTAACAGTTGGTGATGGAGACAATGATGGTGGTATAGATGACATTTCACTTGATTCTACTGTACTTATGTTTGATATAGACGTACATAGGTTTTGTAGTACCTGTGGCTGCGAAGGAtctgaaatagaaatttttcaatcaatattatagtattattttttatcatttgtagcattatttttctttataatatttgtgtAATAGTGTTTTTGTAATACAAAATTAGGAAAATGTAAATCAAATGTGAGttaaaataacaaagacaagTAGGAAGTTTTTTACAAACTCACCTACATCTTGAGGCTCTTGGAAAGCCTCAGGTTCTGGTGGAGGTGTACGAGACACTGAAACATATCATGCAAAGCATGCCCATTCACAAACGACATTCCACATTGTCtaagttatatatatgaaaaatgagGCTGATAAGTGATTAAAGATAAACTGACAGAATCTACTAGGTAAAATCGTATAATGGACTagcaaaaaatgtaaaaagaaaatcatttacgAGCTCTATTAGGTTGAAAGATGTCTCGATATTCAGAAACATTAGGTATATCTGCATATGTCGCTTCATCTTCTGGATCTGTGCCAGACTTGTCCGCCTCCTCTATAGTTCGTACATCTAACCTATAAGTTTATGATACATTCAAACTTTTTTCTAAAGTGATATATAATGCAGGCaccattaaattataattacgtatgTTTCTTTAATTCTGGTGGCCGATCTCTAGAAAAGCTTTTCCTTAGTGAATTTCCATGATTAAACGGAGACAACGACACTCCTCCTAATggtgcaattttttttaaatcacagACATAAAGGATAACATTTGTAGTATGGCAACTTGCACCTATCTAAAATAAGCAATTGttctattgttatatatttatcacattataagaataatataatttataaatgttttgtTACCAATTGATTTTGAGCTACAGCTATGTCCTGTACTTTGCCCCAGCCAGTTGGAACTGTATCTAAAGTTCTACCTGGCTCCCAACCATAGACCTTTAAAACATCATGACTACCAGCAAAAAGACATTCTCCTCCTTGACTGAAGTATAGGCACCTAGAGAAAAcgtttatacaaaatatatgaaatatattcataattttaattaattacttacaattaaaatttattttacttaccTTATTCCTGAAGAATGATTTTGCTCTGTGGAAGATACAAGTTGAAATGATTCCAAATCCCAAAAGTGAACTGTTCTGTCTGCGCTTCCACTggctaataaaaattcatgtgGATGAAATTCTACAGTTACTGCTGGTCCCCTATGTTCTGAAAATTCTCTAAGTTGTCTTCCTGCTCTTAAATCCCATAACTactagaaaaattattttgtgatataatgtgtataaaattatatttttattaagaaagatCATTAAAATTCACCTTCACCATGCCTTCTTCTCCTGCACTAGCAATCCATTGTCCATCAGGACTAAATTTTAAACTATTCACTGCCAGATTATGTCCCTTGTAAGTAAAAATGCaaccttttcttcttatatccCATAATTTTATCGCTGTATCCAAACTTCCAGATGCCAATAGTTCCCCATAAGGGTGGAAGTCCATACATTTTATTCCTGCTTTATGTCCTGTTAAAGTACGAGCTAATTTAGCATGTTCCAGATCCCAAATTTTTAATGCCCCTGTCTGCGAACCAGCACATACTAAATCTTCGGTTTGGCCAAATTTTACACATTCTATTGAGGTTGTATGGCCACTCAggctctataaaaaaaaaaaaagaaaaatatgattattttataacataaaacataaataaaatggctattacaaatatataaaaaataaataataatatttttttgaaataccATAATACAATTTGGCTTTCCAACTGCCCATAAATTGACTTTTTTGTCATCGCCACCAGTAACCAAAACACGACCAGATTTATGTCCCAATGCCAAACAATTGACATTTGACGAATGGGCAATAAAATCctctgtaaaaaaaatgatatttattattttaaaaggaacacaAGAACATTGATAATTTAAAACATTGTATGGTATGTTCATAGAACAGCACAAAGGCTATGACTATAATTAGAGAACactgtatatagatatgtaggTTTAAACTTACTATcctttaataaacatttattatttactttaaattTAATCGACAATTTGGAGTATCTAAGATCCTCATTctatatcatttctatttaaaaaaaggagacacaaataaaaacaatcattGTAAAGAATACTTACGGAGTTTCCAAGATCTCTTCGTGGACGAAGCCATATTCCGGGACCAACAAGATTGCGTTGTACACGACTTATTTGGGAGGAACAACAGTCTGAGATTTTAGATCGTAGAAGTACGATATCTTTTTGCTcgaatttaaatataacatttttacttgtTATATCTTTGTCTCCGAGTAAAACATTCGTCAACTTGATGACATCTCCTACTTTAGGCCGGCTCTAATATTACTGTTCCCATCAATTTTAACTCTTTTTGGAAACTTGGTTTCACTTATTCGTTGTATCTCATTTCTTGAATCTCTGACTGTGTCCGTGAGTAGCGATGCGAAGTGAcgttgaaaaatatcgaattacTTCAGAATCGAATTTATGCTGCGATCGATTATGCTAAACATCGTCGAATGACACTTTTGCTTCTAAGAACTTAGACAAGTGCGGTTTCTTCATTCGAAAACaaagtaattataaatgatgaaatagaaaatcttgaaatcgtaataatacgataaatcACATGTAattgctgttattataatataattgtacttGTTTTGTGGCAATCGATATCAAGATACGATATCGATTGTTGAAAGGACCAACGGCAACTgcactatatataataattagatatatatgaaaaatggaaatgcgcatgtgtatgtataccaTGCGACACTCGGAAGATTGCGCAAAACGCACTTACACCACAATGTTAGAATGAATAAACAATGAGATTGTAACTACTTTGTGTGGATTAGGTGTGTATTAGCATCTACGTTATGATcataaaaagttattaatttaaataattatatcgtgaTTATAGACGAACTAATAATTAAGACgaagttttaataaataattataatcaggAACATGTTTACTTTAtctaatatacattttaataaaatagttataaatgtgcgaaaattttcttcttataagaTATACGAACGAAGTTATACAACTTATGTACAAGGTCAATCACCAGAACCTCGTATACgagaatacttttattatattgatcaTCAAGGCATGGTATGATGCACTACTTTTTCTagttttatcaaatttattattattgactcATTGACTTATTACTTACAGCTGTTCTTGGATGATGttcgtataaaaaattttacatccTGTTTTAAAGGTATATTTGTACATATGTTACAACTAtgcaaaaaaaattgaaaatttgcgTGATGAGTCAAATGTACTTCTATTTACAGATggcaaacaaaaaatattatttcagacAAAAAGTTTTTGGCTTTCTTCTTCAAACGactcaaaataaataacactAGACGATATACACAAGAATTTCCATATATCTCTCTATGTGGTTCGGAAAGGAATTTTGTAAAATGTGATGATCTCCCTATAGTGTTcacaaaaattattcaaaaaaaaaatctagaaATTAACAAAATGGAGGATTGGTTTGGTTATTCGCATGCTGAAGAGTTTTTAATGGTAAATGATACAAATTCGGTATGTGTGCATTCACATCTGAGCATAACAGTTATATGATTGATATTTATAGGTACCATTTGAaccaaaaaaattatttatggaCTCTAATTCAGGCAGAGTATATCATCCTGCGCCTGAAAAAGTAGGAGGGATTGGTCTGGTAAGATCTAAGATTGCTATTGAATTgagtatttttttctgttttgaaAATGGTGAAGAACAAGGTCCAACTCATtttcaatggaaaaataacaaacatGTAATTGATAACGAGTGGTATAAAAAcagtatgaaatataaagattgctactaaaaattatatactagaagtttttattaaaaagggGATAAAAATTTGACCGTTTTCttaatatgtatacacatgtatatttatatttatgaacataataaattttttaaatacctaAATATCAGATTACATTAAAACAAATttgcaatattaaatattcttgcAGTAGAATCATCTGATGTCGTTAGTACAATTTGTCCTTCTCTGAAAATGTGTATAgattaaatcgatttatttttttattaattattattacttactcTGCTATTTGTAAGTCAAGAATATCCTCAGAATGTCCTGTAAGTAGTCGTAAACATTGCCCACTTCTTGCATCAAAGCATCTGAGAATACCATCAAGTCCAccagaaaaaaggaatgatgTAGTACTTTTCCACAGAACTTTACTTATACCACTTTCTTGTTCTATTTTATGTCGAAGtatctatacattttttaaagacATATAGATctcttatataaaatcaaaaaagtatttatttttaaatgaaatatacaaCCCACCTGTTTTGAAATATcccaaataaaaatttctccaTTTAAACTACCTGTTGCAGCTACTTGAAATCCTGGATCTTTACAAAAAGCTACTGTTTCTATCCAATTACTATCAGAATCTTTCATGTCAGTTTCTTGTTCACTATTAAGATCTTGTAATATGGATATGATCTAGAGAAATTATAAAGACATTTATCTTATTAACagcaaattttttaattatttaatataattataccaaGTAATTGGTTTTTTCAATTACCTTTCCTGTATGTGATGTACTAAGAATAGTTTTTCCATCTACTGCTgcagataatattaaattattatctaagTAACAGTCAAGTCCTGTTATGGTTGCAGTATGACCTATATTTGAAGGAATACTTGATAACATGGTATTTGTTTTTAAGTCAAATACACGAATTGTGCCATCTTCATATCCAACTGCAAGCCGTTTACCtgttgatacatatatatgtaagtatatatatatagatacaaaaTTTCAAACATTTGTTACCATCAGGTAAAATTACTCCTGCTTCTGCTCTATATCCATAACTTTGTAAAACTTTGCAATCCCCATCAGGTACTTTCCACATAAAAACTTCACCATCTACAGACCCTGCGATTAAAACATTAGCTGCCATGTGCCATTTCATccactataaaaaaaataatgcaagtccttatattttaacataaacttattacataaaaacgttaatgtaAAAGTATATTTACAGTAGCATCTCCCATATTATAATTCCAGACAGAAGATTTGTTGCTTAATTTCCACAATTGTATTACACCACTCATATCACCAGTTGCCAAATAAGTTTcatcaaaattaaattcagcAAATATAATACTATCTTTATGACCTGTGCAATTTAGGATTATTTCTCCAGATGTTGTATCCCAAACATAGGCcttatcttcttctcctccagTCACAGCAAACTTTCCAGCTTTACTTAAAGAACCGCAAAAGACAGAACCTgatgttataataaatttaagtcTCTTATACTACAAGCTCATGGAATTACAAAATCATAACATCTACTAACCAAATTTGTGTCCAGTAAATACGAAAGATGCATCTCCTTTTTCTAGATCTGTCTTCATTGCTTCTTCATCATTAAGTGTATCAGAATCTATCACTTCGATTACATCTTCATTGTATATCAAATCCTCTTCATCTATTTGGCTTACCGCATCAGGAGATGGTGAAACTGTGTCTCGTTTCATTATGttttaaaaaagtatttatcaatgtaaaaaaatcACAACACGCTTTTTTGGAAGAAAGGTTTTTTTAGAAGTAGTGGAATctgtatttgtaataaaaaacaCAAATGATAGAACTACTAAACACtgcaaataaatttaatgtgatataacaaatttaatcgTTGACGTTTAAATAAGTCAACTTATCATGCttgtttttaaatatcgaGGTTAAAAACTCactattctatatattatataatagtatatgtgtgtgtatatatatagattcatGTGTCATTTAGTTGATATTCTAAATTGCTTGTGTTGTTATCTGATGTATGCAGATCGAAAAAATTGCGATATTGTTATCAGAGCTATCTGGCGACAGATCgggaatttatttatcatcacAGAACAAATAAACTTTTATTCGTCGATAAGTTGGatcatctttaataaaaaatcaatgaaaattaaaattttttttaagttgaataaatgttttaatctttttaattaatatatatgcgtaATTTATCTTCCAAATgtatagaagataaaaatcattattaaaatcacaAGAAGTAATTGTACGTACATAAGAAATGAAATCTCATATAatcttaaaaagaatttatatgatcactttatttttataacctAACAACTATTCCCTCTCaataattcgattttattgcTCGAAGATT
This is a stretch of genomic DNA from Vespa crabro chromosome 3, iyVesCrab1.2, whole genome shotgun sequence. It encodes these proteins:
- the LOC124422428 gene encoding katanin p80 WD40 repeat-containing subunit B1 isoform X3 is translated as MASSTKRSWKLQDFIAHSSNVNCLALGHKSGRVLVTGGDDKKVNLWAVGKPNCIMSLSGHTTSIECVKFGQTEDLVCAGSQTGALKIWDLEHAKLARTLTGHKAGIKCMDFHPYGELLASGSLDTAIKLWDIRRKGCIFTYKGHNLAVNSLKFSPDGQWIASAGEEGMVKLWDLRAGRQLREFSEHRGPAVTVEFHPHEFLLASGSADRTVHFWDLESFQLVSSTEQNHSSGIRCLYFSQGGECLFAGSHDVLKVYGWEPGRTLDTVPTGWGKVQDIAVAQNQLIGASCHTTNVILYVCDLKKIAPLGGVSLSPFNHGNSLRKSFSRDRPPELKKHTLDVRTIEEADKSGTDPEDEATYADIPNVSEYRDIFQPNRALSRTPPPEPEAFQEPQDVDPSQPQVLQNLCTSISNISTVESSEMSSIPPSLSPSPTVTTLSLTKPAAVRVQPIRSSPPTQRNVITTTSQIRANLQANNMLNRSSKNLASIPPLKQNITPFPGKRAVQANETIPSQPLGPQRSNSTLTPRVAPMAAVIPVMDDGKLKNRVPSPDSPKHYLKRQNSCRESEQGYESDYPVQINNIRHSPSDPALNRPNTAQSRSMSLNRNFANSASMSARNTVTTGTSTSKKNNKLQVLPTPKVDTVTQLKSPVDEIEKEEFVPMSADKPFGLDVETFLPKSSYAGSTGLAYSQMGVLAEMSEAEVLNSMMRGHEPMMAVLTSRHRSLQIVYSLWHNKDLKSAIDSAVAMNDLAIIVDLLGILTLKPTIWNLDLCNLLLGPIAELVQSKYEITNRTYVYCHHFLWEWLIQRGREIGSKRAVRKRRVCQISQDNERYWQM
- the LOC124422428 gene encoding katanin p80 WD40 repeat-containing subunit B1 isoform X1, with the protein product MASSTKRSWKLQDFIAHSSNVNCLALGHKSGRVLVTGGDDKKVNLWAVGKPNCIMSLSGHTTSIECVKFGQTEDLVCAGSQTGALKIWDLEHAKLARTLTGHKAGIKCMDFHPYGELLASGSLDTAIKLWDIRRKGCIFTYKGHNLAVNSLKFSPDGQWIASAGEEGMVKLWDLRAGRQLREFSEHRGPAVTVEFHPHEFLLASGSADRTVHFWDLESFQLVSSTEQNHSSGIRCLYFSQGGECLFAGSHDVLKVYGWEPGRTLDTVPTGWGKVQDIAVAQNQLIGASCHTTNVILYVCDLKKIAPLGGVSLSPFNHGNSLRKSFSRDRPPELKKHTLDVRTIEEADKSGTDPEDEATYADIPNVSEYRDIFQPNRALSRTPPPEPEAFQEPQDVDPSQPQVLQNLCTSISNISTVESSEMSSIPPSLSPSPTVTTLSLTKPAAVRVQPIRSSPPTQRNVITTTSQIRANLQANNMLNRSSKNLASIPPLKQNITPFPGKRAVQANETIPSQPLGPQRSNSTLTPRVAPMAAVIPVMDDGKLKNRVPSPDSPKHYLKRQNSCRESEQGYESDYPVQINNIRHSPSDPALNRPNTAQSRSMSLNRNFANSASMSARNTVTTGTSTSKKNNKLQVLPTPKVDTVTQLKSPVDEIEKEEFVPMSADKPFGLDVETFLPKSSYAGSTGLAYSQMGVLAEMSEAEVLNSMMRGHEPMMAVLTSRHRSLQIVYSLWHNKDLKSAIDSAVAMNDLAIIVDLLGILTLKPTIWNLDLCNLLLGPIAELVQSKYEMYITVGLSALRLILRNFASVIKSNVEAPLHTIGVDVSREERYQKCLSCYEKLSTIRGIILKKQSAPGKLGASFRELSVLIRSLE
- the LOC124422428 gene encoding katanin p80 WD40 repeat-containing subunit B1 isoform X2, whose protein sequence is MASSTKRSWKLQDFIAHSSNVNCLALGHKSGRVLVTGGDDKKVNLWAVGKPNCIMSLSGHTTSIECVKFGQTEDLVCAGSQTGALKIWDLEHAKLARTLTGHKAGIKCMDFHPYGELLASGSLDTAIKLWDIRRKGCIFTYKGHNLAVNSLKFSPDGQWIASAGEEGMVKLWDLRAGRQLREFSEHRGPAVTVEFHPHEFLLASGSADRTVHFWDLESFQLVSSTEQNHSSGIRCLYFSQGGECLFAGSHDVLKVYGWEPGRTLDTVPTGWGKVQDIAVAQNQLIGASCHTTNVILYVCDLKKIAPLGGVSLSPFNHGNSLRKSFSRDRPPELKKHTLDVRTIEEADKSGTDPEDEATYADIPNVSEYRDIFQPNRAHPSQPQVLQNLCTSISNISTVESSEMSSIPPSLSPSPTVTTLSLTKPAAVRVQPIRSSPPTQRNVITTTSQIRANLQANNMLNRSSKNLASIPPLKQNITPFPGKRAVQANETIPSQPLGPQRSNSTLTPRVAPMAAVIPVMDDGKLKNRVPSPDSPKHYLKRQNSCRESEQGYESDYPVQINNIRHSPSDPALNRPNTAQSRSMSLNRNFANSASMSARNTVTTGTSTSKKNNKLQVLPTPKVDTVTQLKSPVDEIEKEEFVPMSADKPFGLDVETFLPKSSYAGSTGLAYSQMGVLAEMSEAEVLNSMMRGHEPMMAVLTSRHRSLQIVYSLWHNKDLKSAIDSAVAMNDLAIIVDLLGILTLKPTIWNLDLCNLLLGPIAELVQSKYEMYITVGLSALRLILRNFASVIKSNVEAPLHTIGVDVSREERYQKCLSCYEKLSTIRGIILKKQSAPGKLGASFRELSVLIRSLE
- the LOC124422432 gene encoding UPF0598 protein CG30010 isoform X2, encoding MLFLDDVRIKNFTSCFKDKKFLAFFFKRLKINNTRRYTQEFPYISLCGSERNFVKCDDLPIVFTKIIQKKNLEINKMEDWFGYSHAEEFLMVPFEPKKLFMDSNSGRVYHPAPEKVGGIGLVRSKIAIELSIFFCFENGEEQGPTHFQWKNNKHVIDNEWYKNSMKYKDCY
- the LOC124422429 gene encoding angio-associated migratory cell protein, producing MKRDTVSPSPDAVSQIDEEDLIYNEDVIEVIDSDTLNDEEAMKTDLEKGDASFVFTGHKFGSVFCGSLSKAGKFAVTGGEEDKAYVWDTTSGEIILNCTGHKDSIIFAEFNFDETYLATGDMSGVIQLWKLSNKSSVWNYNMGDATWMKWHMAANVLIAGSVDGEVFMWKVPDGDCKVLQSYGYRAEAGVILPDGKRLAVGYEDGTIRVFDLKTNTMLSSIPSNIGHTATITGLDCYLDNNLILSAAVDGKTILSTSHTGKIISILQDLNSEQETDMKDSDSNWIETVAFCKDPGFQVAATGSLNGEIFIWDISKQILRHKIEQESGISKVLWKSTTSFLFSGGLDGILRCFDARSGQCLRLLTGHSEDILDLQIAEEGQIVLTTSDDSTARIFNIANLF
- the LOC124422432 gene encoding UPF0598 protein CG30010 isoform X1 — its product is MFTLSNIHFNKIVINVRKFSSYKIYERSYTTYVQGQSPEPRIREYFYYIDHQGMLFLDDVRIKNFTSCFKDKKFLAFFFKRLKINNTRRYTQEFPYISLCGSERNFVKCDDLPIVFTKIIQKKNLEINKMEDWFGYSHAEEFLMVPFEPKKLFMDSNSGRVYHPAPEKVGGIGLVRSKIAIELSIFFCFENGEEQGPTHFQWKNNKHVIDNEWYKNSMKYKDCY